One region of Qipengyuania sp. SS22 genomic DNA includes:
- a CDS encoding DUF4349 domain-containing protein, with protein sequence MCEALGPNCRVLRMSAASMDSWDGYGELQLQITSDQVRAFGDGIASPAAELGGELVSSVRDGEDLSEQIIDTEARLASRLLLRDKLTAILAGNRGSVDELVKAEKAVAEVNEEIDATRTKLEKFRSRIRLSDVKIEYEPYFGQSQVGFGLPVLQALRSIGSTLGGATAALIYGLTALIPFVLFALLLRWTLHRFGMRLRFWKNRGEET encoded by the coding sequence ATGTGCGAGGCGTTGGGGCCAAACTGCCGCGTCTTGCGCATGTCGGCAGCGAGCATGGATAGCTGGGACGGCTATGGTGAATTGCAGCTCCAGATTACAAGCGACCAAGTCAGGGCATTCGGCGACGGCATCGCAAGTCCGGCAGCAGAACTCGGAGGGGAACTCGTCTCCTCGGTCCGCGATGGCGAGGACCTGTCTGAACAAATCATCGACACCGAGGCGCGTCTCGCTTCGAGGCTGTTGTTGCGCGACAAGCTGACCGCGATCCTCGCTGGCAACCGCGGATCGGTCGATGAGCTGGTCAAGGCGGAGAAGGCGGTTGCCGAGGTAAACGAGGAAATCGACGCCACTCGCACCAAGCTGGAGAAGTTCCGGAGCCGCATCCGCTTGAGCGATGTGAAAATCGAATACGAGCCCTATTTCGGGCAGTCGCAGGTCGGCTTTGGGCTGCCAGTGTTGCAGGCATTGCGGTCGATAGGCTCGACGCTCGGAGGAGCCACCGCAGCACTTATTTACGGGCTGACCGCTCTTATCCCGTTCGTCCTGTTCGCGCTGCTGCTGCGCTGGACGCTGCACCGCTTCGGAATGCGGCTCCGCTTCTGGAAAAACCGCGGAGAAGAAACCTAA
- a CDS encoding type 1 glutamine amidotransferase domain-containing protein, whose amino-acid sequence MTKRVMILATDGFEQSELMKPKANLEKAGIETEVVSLEEGSIRGWDQKDWGESVAVDKTVDAVDNCEGYDALLLPGGQMNPDILRMNERAVAIVREFALADKPIAAICHAPWLLAEAGLIDGKTVTSWPSIRTDLKNAGANVVDQEVATDGKVITSRNPDDIPAFSKALIDMLGESVTDSELEAA is encoded by the coding sequence ATGACAAAGCGCGTAATGATCCTCGCCACCGATGGCTTCGAACAGTCGGAGCTGATGAAGCCCAAGGCCAATCTCGAAAAGGCCGGCATCGAAACCGAAGTCGTCAGCCTCGAAGAAGGTTCGATCCGCGGATGGGACCAGAAGGACTGGGGCGAAAGCGTTGCGGTCGACAAGACGGTCGACGCGGTCGACAATTGCGAAGGCTACGATGCGCTGCTGCTGCCGGGCGGCCAGATGAACCCCGACATCCTGCGGATGAACGAGCGCGCGGTCGCCATCGTCCGCGAATTCGCCCTCGCGGACAAGCCGATCGCGGCGATCTGCCACGCACCGTGGCTGCTGGCCGAAGCCGGTCTGATCGACGGCAAGACCGTAACCAGCTGGCCCTCGATACGCACCGACCTGAAGAATGCGGGTGCCAATGTGGTCGATCAGGAAGTCGCCACCGACGGCAAGGTCATCACCAGCCGCAACCCCGATGACATCCCCGCCTTCAGCAAGGCGTTGATCGACATGCTGGGCGAAAGCGTGACGGATAGCGAGCTCGAAGCCGCCTGA
- a CDS encoding cysteine desulfurase family protein, whose amino-acid sequence MIYLDYQATTPLAPEARDAMLRWLDGPGGTGFGNPHSPHRMGRQARAAIELARDQVAALLPAGGRVIFTSGATEALNLAIRGSGDSGTVSYSAIEHSAVGDTAQAAGKSHVLNVASNGQCNTKQDLPADTRLVCVMQVDNEIGTIQPTIEWHRKAKQHNALFLCDAVQAYGRIELTGADMIAISAHKFHGPKGVGALWLRDGVDLHEVQTGGGQEFGLRSGTLSPALIAGMGAAAAEAKDRMEQDRDHIDALWTRARSLFGDWTLNGSEDARWPGNLNIRREGLDVGRLMSDVRDVMFSAGSACASGSGRPSHVLKAIGLSDKEAKSSIRLGFGRYTTLEEIEEAAGKINAAAEAQAL is encoded by the coding sequence GTGATCTATCTCGACTATCAGGCCACCACCCCGCTCGCGCCCGAAGCGCGCGATGCGATGCTGCGCTGGCTCGACGGGCCGGGCGGTACCGGCTTCGGAAATCCGCACAGTCCGCATCGCATGGGGCGGCAGGCCAGGGCCGCGATCGAACTGGCGCGCGACCAGGTCGCCGCGCTGTTGCCCGCCGGGGGCCGCGTGATCTTCACGTCTGGTGCGACCGAGGCGCTCAATTTAGCGATCCGCGGATCGGGCGATAGCGGCACCGTGTCCTATTCCGCGATCGAGCATTCGGCGGTCGGCGATACCGCGCAAGCCGCGGGCAAGAGCCATGTGCTCAATGTCGCCAGCAACGGCCAGTGCAACACCAAGCAGGACCTGCCCGCCGACACGCGGCTGGTCTGCGTGATGCAGGTCGATAACGAAATCGGCACGATCCAGCCGACGATCGAATGGCACCGCAAGGCCAAGCAGCACAATGCGCTGTTCCTGTGCGATGCGGTGCAGGCCTATGGCCGGATCGAACTGACCGGCGCGGACATGATCGCGATTTCGGCGCACAAGTTCCACGGGCCCAAGGGTGTCGGCGCATTATGGCTGCGCGACGGGGTCGATCTGCACGAGGTGCAGACCGGCGGTGGGCAGGAATTCGGCCTGCGGTCGGGCACGCTCAGCCCCGCGCTGATCGCGGGGATGGGCGCGGCGGCTGCCGAGGCGAAGGACCGGATGGAGCAGGACCGCGACCATATCGATGCGCTCTGGACGCGCGCGCGCAGTCTGTTCGGCGACTGGACGCTCAACGGCAGCGAAGACGCACGCTGGCCCGGCAATCTCAACATCCGCCGCGAGGGGCTCGATGTTGGACGCCTGATGAGCGATGTCCGCGATGTGATGTTCTCTGCGGGCAGCGCCTGCGCCAGCGGCTCGGGCCGTCCCAGCCATGTACTGAAAGCCATCGGCCTGTCCGACAAAGAGGCGAAAAGCTCTATCCGGCTCGGCTTCGGGCGCTACACCACGCTTGAGGAAATCGAGGAAGCGGCGGGCAAGATCAACGCCGCAGCGGAGGCGCAAGCGCTGTGA
- the parC gene encoding DNA topoisomerase IV subunit A, which produces MAANDTTLDSEKDPFDAIVDAPFDSALSERYLVYALSTITARSLPDLRDGLKPVHRRLLWAMRQLKLNPTDAFKKSARVVGDVIGKYHPHGDASVYDAMVRLAQDFSLRYPLVEGQGNFGNIDGDNAAAYRYTEARLTKTALRLMEGLDEGTVDFVPTYNGEEQEPEIFPGLFPNLLANGASGIAVGMATNIPSHNVAEIVDATLEVIDNPHVEHARLMELFRGPDFATGGIVAESAEAVATAYATGRGSFRVRGTFHAAEAEKAEDREAGIERLGGGQWQLVISEIPYQVAKGKLIEQIAAAIGDRKLPILEDVRDESDEQIRIVLVPRSRNVDPDLLKESLYKLTDMETRFGLNLNVLDASRTPMVMGLKELLNHWIASQIDILQRRSQHRLDQIARRLELVEGYIIAFLNLDRVIEIIRTEDDPKAVMMEEFKLTDRQVEAILNMRLRSLRKLEEMQLRNEKDELLKEQDELDKLLGSPARQRTRLKRDLNALRKEYGPDTALGRRRTAIEEAAPAVEFSMDAMIEKEPVTVILSQKGWVRGAKGHLPLDQEFKYKEGDGPAFVFHAQTTDKLLLATDKGRFFTLGADKLPGARGFGEPVRNTLDIDASAQIMTVIVHKPGQRLLLAADTGKGFGATTDVLLAETRKGRQVVNLKDGAKLVVARAIAEGHNHVAVVGDNRKLVVFNLEELPELARGQGVTLQRYRDGGLADATTFRLEDGLSWQMGGKGDRTRTEGEMWQWKVARGGAGRLPPQGFPRDNKFG; this is translated from the coding sequence ATGGCCGCTAACGACACCACTCTCGACAGTGAAAAAGACCCGTTCGACGCGATCGTCGACGCCCCGTTCGATTCGGCACTGTCCGAGCGCTATCTTGTCTATGCGCTGAGCACGATTACCGCGCGCTCGCTGCCCGACCTGCGGGACGGGCTGAAGCCGGTTCACCGGCGGCTGCTGTGGGCGATGCGGCAGTTGAAGCTCAACCCGACCGACGCGTTCAAGAAATCCGCGCGCGTGGTCGGCGATGTGATCGGCAAGTACCACCCGCATGGCGATGCCAGCGTTTATGACGCCATGGTTCGCCTCGCGCAGGATTTCTCGCTGCGCTATCCGCTGGTCGAAGGGCAGGGCAATTTCGGCAATATCGACGGCGATAATGCCGCGGCCTATCGCTACACCGAGGCCCGCCTGACCAAGACCGCTCTGCGGCTGATGGAAGGTCTCGACGAAGGCACGGTCGATTTCGTGCCGACCTATAATGGCGAGGAACAGGAGCCGGAGATATTTCCCGGCCTGTTCCCCAATCTGCTCGCCAACGGCGCCAGCGGCATCGCGGTGGGCATGGCGACCAATATCCCGAGCCACAATGTCGCCGAGATCGTCGATGCCACGCTCGAGGTGATCGACAATCCGCATGTCGAACATGCGCGGCTGATGGAACTGTTCAGGGGCCCCGATTTCGCCACCGGCGGGATCGTGGCCGAAAGCGCCGAGGCAGTGGCCACAGCGTACGCCACCGGGCGCGGGTCGTTCCGCGTGCGCGGCACCTTCCATGCTGCCGAAGCCGAGAAGGCGGAGGATCGCGAAGCGGGGATCGAGCGGCTGGGCGGCGGGCAATGGCAGCTTGTCATCAGCGAAATCCCCTACCAGGTCGCCAAGGGCAAGCTGATCGAGCAGATCGCCGCCGCGATCGGCGACCGCAAGCTGCCGATCCTCGAGGATGTACGCGACGAAAGCGACGAGCAGATCCGCATCGTGCTGGTCCCGCGCAGCCGCAATGTCGATCCCGACCTGCTCAAGGAAAGCCTCTACAAGCTGACCGATATGGAAACGCGGTTCGGGCTCAATCTCAACGTGCTCGACGCGAGCCGCACGCCGATGGTGATGGGGCTCAAGGAGCTGCTCAACCACTGGATCGCCAGCCAGATCGACATCCTCCAGCGGCGCAGCCAGCACCGGCTCGACCAGATCGCGCGGCGACTGGAGCTGGTCGAAGGCTATATCATCGCCTTCCTCAACCTCGACCGGGTGATCGAGATCATCCGCACCGAGGACGATCCCAAGGCGGTGATGATGGAGGAGTTCAAGCTGACCGACCGGCAGGTCGAGGCGATCCTCAACATGCGGCTGCGGTCCTTGCGCAAGCTGGAAGAAATGCAGCTGCGCAATGAAAAGGACGAATTGCTCAAGGAGCAAGACGAGCTCGACAAGCTGCTGGGCTCGCCCGCCCGCCAGCGTACGCGGCTGAAGCGCGATCTCAATGCGCTGCGCAAGGAATACGGGCCCGACACCGCGCTTGGCCGTCGCCGCACCGCGATCGAGGAAGCCGCGCCTGCGGTCGAATTCAGCATGGATGCGATGATCGAGAAGGAACCGGTGACGGTGATCCTGTCGCAGAAGGGCTGGGTCCGCGGGGCGAAGGGCCATCTGCCGCTCGACCAGGAATTCAAATACAAGGAAGGCGACGGGCCCGCCTTCGTGTTCCACGCGCAGACGACCGACAAGCTGCTGCTGGCGACCGACAAGGGCCGGTTCTTCACGCTGGGCGCGGACAAGCTGCCCGGCGCGCGCGGTTTTGGCGAACCGGTGCGCAACACGCTCGATATCGATGCCAGCGCGCAGATCATGACGGTGATCGTGCACAAGCCGGGCCAGCGCCTGCTGCTCGCCGCGGATACCGGCAAGGGCTTCGGCGCGACCACCGACGTTCTGCTCGCCGAAACGCGCAAGGGGCGCCAGGTGGTCAATCTCAAGGACGGTGCGAAGCTGGTCGTCGCGCGCGCGATCGCCGAGGGGCATAACCATGTCGCGGTGGTTGGCGACAACCGCAAGCTGGTGGTCTTCAACCTCGAGGAACTGCCCGAACTCGCGCGCGGGCAGGGGGTGACGCTGCAACGCTACCGCGATGGCGGGCTGGCCGATGCAACCACCTTCCGTCTCGAAGATGGCCTGTCATGGCAGATGGGCGGCAAGGGCGACCGCACCCGCACCGAGGGCGAGATGTGGCAATGGAAAGTCGCCCGCGGCGGCGCCGGCCGCCTCCCCCCGCAGGGCTTCCCGCGGGATAACAAATTCGGGTGA
- a CDS encoding CoA pyrophosphatase yields the protein MSAIFDRLTALFQQGHTREFDDLLSDSRFADATRTADAAVLIAVTEQPNPTVLLTQRPRTMRDHPGQVAFPGGKLDHGEDAVQAALREAWEELAIEPEHVRLIGTTDRYQTGTGFDITPVLATVPHDLPIRPDPREVESWFECPLDKLMDASQWNRNSVFWKGAMREYLEMDHDGYRIWGVTAAICWNLSRRVEWLRAQDD from the coding sequence ATGAGCGCGATCTTCGATCGGCTGACCGCGCTGTTCCAGCAGGGCCATACGCGCGAATTCGACGATCTCTTGTCCGACAGCCGCTTTGCCGATGCCACCCGCACCGCCGATGCGGCGGTGCTGATTGCGGTGACCGAACAGCCCAATCCAACCGTTCTCCTGACCCAGCGCCCGCGCACCATGCGCGACCACCCCGGCCAGGTCGCCTTCCCCGGGGGCAAGCTCGACCATGGCGAAGACGCGGTGCAGGCGGCGCTGCGCGAAGCGTGGGAAGAACTGGCGATCGAGCCCGAGCACGTGCGCCTGATCGGGACCACCGACCGCTACCAGACCGGGACCGGTTTCGACATCACCCCGGTGCTCGCCACGGTGCCGCATGATCTGCCGATCCGCCCCGATCCGCGCGAGGTCGAAAGCTGGTTCGAATGCCCGCTCGACAAGCTGATGGATGCATCGCAATGGAACCGCAATTCGGTGTTCTGGAAGGGCGCGATGCGCGAATATCTCGAAATGGACCATGACGGTTACCGTATCTGGGGCGTGACGGCGGCGATCTGCTGGAACCTGTCGCGGCGGGTCGAATGGTTGCGGGCGCAGGATGACTAA
- a CDS encoding cysteine desulfurase family protein, with translation MYLDHAATTPLRPEALRAMQDGFALWANPSSPHVAGRKARSLLEDARERVKAALGWEGEIIFTSGASEAAALVLGHAQAGARLVASVEHDCVLQAAPAAERLPVRADGALDLDVLTEAVQRERPLVAVQQVNSETGNRQDLAAITGIVHQAGGLLLADCAQGAGRFALPPCDMAIISAHKFGGPIGVGALLVKDYAMLAPSGGQERGYRRGTENMPGVLGMVAALEACSDPYVDPQVLEPLDTLAKKCRKLGGTWLSDRLADPTPYIRAIAMPNMSATAQVMRFDMAGIAVSQGSACSSGTMKTSRVLEAMQVEPDIAASTIRVSVGWNTTRAEVERFCEVWFELADA, from the coding sequence ATCTATCTCGACCATGCCGCCACCACTCCGCTGCGCCCCGAAGCGCTGCGGGCGATGCAGGACGGCTTCGCGCTCTGGGCCAATCCGAGCAGTCCGCATGTCGCCGGGCGCAAGGCGCGCAGCCTGCTTGAAGACGCGCGTGAGCGGGTGAAGGCCGCGCTTGGCTGGGAGGGAGAGATCATCTTCACTTCCGGCGCAAGTGAGGCGGCGGCGCTGGTGCTGGGCCATGCGCAGGCCGGCGCGCGTTTGGTAGCTTCTGTCGAACACGACTGCGTGCTTCAGGCCGCCCCTGCCGCTGAACGCCTGCCGGTACGCGCCGATGGGGCGCTCGATCTCGACGTGCTGACCGAGGCAGTCCAGCGTGAACGCCCGCTGGTGGCGGTACAGCAGGTCAATTCCGAAACCGGCAATCGCCAGGACCTCGCCGCGATCACGGGGATAGTCCACCAGGCGGGCGGACTGCTGCTCGCCGATTGCGCGCAGGGGGCGGGCCGGTTCGCGCTGCCGCCCTGCGACATGGCGATCATCTCGGCGCACAAGTTCGGCGGGCCGATCGGTGTCGGTGCGCTGCTGGTGAAGGACTATGCCATGCTCGCCCCTTCCGGCGGGCAGGAACGCGGCTACCGGCGCGGGACCGAGAACATGCCCGGCGTGCTGGGCATGGTGGCGGCGCTGGAAGCGTGCAGCGATCCCTATGTCGATCCTCAGGTGCTCGAGCCGCTCGATACGCTGGCAAAGAAGTGCCGCAAGCTGGGCGGTACATGGCTTTCGGACCGCCTGGCCGACCCAACACCCTATATTCGCGCGATCGCCATGCCGAACATGAGCGCGACCGCGCAGGTCATGCGCTTCGACATGGCGGGCATCGCGGTGTCGCAAGGCAGCGCCTGTTCAAGCGGCACCATGAAGACCAGCCGCGTGCTGGAGGCCATGCAGGTCGAACCGGACATCGCCGCCAGCACCATCCGCGTCTCCGTGGGCTGGAATACGACCCGCGCCGAGGTGGAACGCTTCTGCGAGGTCTGGTTTGAATTGGCAGATGCCTAG
- a CDS encoding alpha/beta hydrolase produces the protein MPTVIFPGPEGRLEGRFSPAPRPRAPVAMILHPHPQGGGTMNEQITQRLYKTFVNRGFATLRFNFRGVGRSQGSFDNGVGELSDAASALDWMQQVHPEAQVTWVAGVSFGALIGMQLLMRRPEIRGWISIGAPASMYDFSFLAPCPASGIFIHGAQDTVVQPQAVTKLVEKLRTQKHITVHHEEIPRANHFFENEQEELMKSVDNYLDFRLDPSCPIK, from the coding sequence ATGCCGACCGTGATCTTTCCCGGCCCCGAAGGCCGCCTCGAAGGCCGTTTCTCCCCCGCCCCGCGCCCGCGCGCACCGGTGGCGATGATCCTCCACCCGCACCCGCAAGGCGGCGGGACGATGAACGAGCAGATCACCCAGCGGCTCTACAAGACCTTTGTCAATCGCGGCTTTGCCACGCTGCGGTTCAATTTCCGCGGCGTCGGCCGCAGCCAGGGCAGCTTCGACAATGGTGTCGGCGAATTGTCCGATGCCGCCAGCGCGCTCGACTGGATGCAGCAGGTCCACCCCGAAGCGCAGGTGACCTGGGTCGCGGGCGTCAGCTTCGGCGCGCTGATCGGCATGCAGTTGCTGATGCGCCGCCCCGAGATCCGCGGCTGGATCAGCATCGGTGCGCCCGCGAGCATGTACGACTTCTCCTTCCTCGCCCCCTGCCCCGCCAGCGGCATCTTCATCCACGGCGCGCAGGACACGGTGGTCCAGCCGCAGGCAGTGACCAAGCTGGTCGAGAAACTGCGCACGCAGAAGCACATTACCGTGCATCACGAAGAAATTCCGCGCGCGAACCACTTCTTCGAAAACGAGCAGGAAGAGCTGATGAAGTCGGTCGACAATTATCTCGACTTCCGCCTCGACCCGAGCTGTCCGATCAAGTGA
- a CDS encoding CCA tRNA nucleotidyltransferase has product MTKHLPRAEWTQRASLARLVEALGAEDLRWVGGCVRDTLLGYPANDIDAATRHLPATVIDRCRSAGIRTVPTGIDHGTVTAILEDGPVEITTLRRDVATDGRRATIAFSQEWRDDAARRDFTINALYAHPETLAIDDYFGGLDDLSTHRVRFIGDAATRIKEDHLRILRYFRFTTRFGDDWDAEASRACSELAPTLKGLSRERVGWELQNLLALPDPAATVDRMRDLGVLQEVLPESGRREIAQLARLVDAERSAEIAPAAMRRMAALLPTIVPVAETVAARLRLSRSQRGRLTCIARREPQDAAHPQGLAYMVGRECAVDRLLIGGADPAPIIDWQVPTFPLKGGEIVARGVAKGPEVARILQCIEKRWVAERFPSRERVEELLDEELGAR; this is encoded by the coding sequence ATGACTAAGCACCTCCCCCGGGCCGAATGGACGCAGCGCGCCAGCCTGGCACGGCTGGTCGAGGCGCTGGGCGCGGAGGATCTGCGCTGGGTGGGCGGCTGCGTGCGCGACACGCTGCTGGGCTATCCCGCCAACGATATCGATGCCGCCACGCGCCACTTGCCCGCAACGGTGATCGATCGCTGCCGGTCTGCGGGCATCCGCACCGTGCCCACCGGGATCGACCACGGCACGGTGACCGCGATCCTCGAGGATGGCCCGGTCGAGATCACCACGCTGCGCCGCGATGTGGCGACCGATGGCCGGCGCGCGACGATCGCCTTCTCGCAAGAATGGCGGGACGATGCCGCGCGGCGCGATTTCACGATCAACGCGCTCTATGCCCACCCCGAAACGCTGGCAATCGACGACTATTTCGGCGGGCTGGACGATCTGTCCACGCATCGCGTGCGCTTCATCGGCGATGCCGCAACCCGGATCAAAGAGGACCATTTGCGCATCCTGCGCTATTTCCGCTTCACCACGCGCTTCGGCGACGATTGGGATGCGGAAGCGAGCCGCGCCTGCAGCGAACTGGCGCCAACGCTCAAGGGCCTCAGCCGCGAACGCGTGGGCTGGGAGTTGCAGAACCTGCTCGCCCTGCCCGATCCCGCGGCCACCGTGGACCGGATGCGCGACTTGGGCGTGCTGCAGGAAGTGCTGCCCGAAAGCGGCCGGCGCGAGATCGCGCAACTCGCCCGGCTCGTCGATGCCGAACGCAGCGCCGAAATCGCCCCCGCCGCCATGCGCCGGATGGCCGCGCTGCTGCCCACCATCGTTCCGGTCGCGGAGACGGTGGCAGCCCGCCTGCGCCTCTCGCGCAGCCAGCGTGGCCGGCTGACCTGCATCGCGCGGCGCGAACCGCAGGATGCCGCGCATCCGCAAGGTCTTGCCTATATGGTCGGACGCGAATGCGCGGTGGACCGCCTGCTGATCGGAGGCGCCGATCCCGCCCCGATCATCGACTGGCAGGTCCCCACCTTCCCGCTCAAGGGCGGCGAGATCGTCGCCCGCGGGGTGGCCAAGGGCCCCGAGGTCGCGCGGATATTGCAGTGCATCGAAAAGCGCTGGGTCGCGGAGCGGTTTCCGTCCCGCGAACGGGTTGAAGAATTGCTCGATGAAGAGCTGGGCGCGCGCTGA
- a CDS encoding mechanosensitive ion channel family protein has product MGNRHTSFIRALITLFYALVAFQVAAQSDRSVAEGSQPFVYEVERLQNGTPAGRIPLDLDTPMGLMESFMAAGEDGDWSRAAAALDLANVDAEARDPDLFAARLYDLMHRSVAFDWALLPDRPDAVDTTTTSKDPMAGVARRSLTIGHLELSNRTVPIRLARVQAPEGEPVWVFSRQTVENVLALYDVYGPTRFEKSLPAPLRQQAFWTLAWWEVLALPLILFVGALAAALTYLGIGRLRRRQEEDSRLYGVWQAIHVPATLLAFAGTFALVRLTLFRLSGPVKDLLDPLQLVLIIAAIVGIALSVIEALFDFATAQRTDELESPENNPDRNFYTKMSAIRRIVTVMILLAGIGFLLVASNLSSTLGFSIMASAGILGLVLAFAARKVLGDIMASVQIAFAQTARIGDAIRYDGQWCYVEKIGFTHLRLRTWDERRLIAPVSDFTSDSFENWTKQESRLMMHVELEFDNRADVEALRQPFREFVETDEDVVDPEDAKCQVIAQDARAMTVRFMARSTDPKCGWDMHCRLREHMLRAASEMDAAAEREPVPAYLPREREVRMDLTAAEEA; this is encoded by the coding sequence ATGGGGAATCGTCACACCAGCTTCATCCGCGCGCTCATCACGCTGTTTTACGCGCTGGTCGCTTTCCAGGTGGCGGCCCAGTCAGATCGTTCGGTCGCGGAAGGTTCGCAGCCATTCGTCTACGAGGTGGAACGGCTCCAGAACGGCACGCCCGCCGGGCGGATCCCGCTCGATCTCGATACGCCGATGGGGCTTATGGAAAGCTTCATGGCGGCGGGCGAGGACGGGGACTGGTCGCGTGCGGCCGCGGCTCTCGATCTGGCGAATGTCGACGCGGAAGCCCGCGATCCGGACCTGTTCGCTGCCCGGCTCTACGATCTCATGCACCGGTCGGTCGCGTTCGACTGGGCCTTGCTGCCCGACCGCCCCGACGCGGTCGATACCACCACCACCTCGAAGGACCCGATGGCAGGGGTCGCGCGCCGTTCGCTGACAATCGGCCATCTCGAACTTTCCAATCGCACCGTCCCGATCCGGCTGGCGCGTGTGCAGGCGCCTGAAGGCGAACCGGTATGGGTCTTCAGCCGCCAGACGGTCGAAAATGTCCTCGCGCTCTACGACGTTTACGGGCCGACCCGGTTCGAAAAGAGCCTGCCCGCCCCGCTGCGTCAGCAGGCGTTCTGGACGCTGGCGTGGTGGGAAGTGCTTGCGCTGCCGCTGATCCTGTTCGTCGGGGCGCTCGCTGCGGCGCTGACCTATCTTGGCATCGGTCGTCTGCGCCGCAGGCAGGAGGAAGACTCACGGCTGTATGGCGTGTGGCAGGCGATCCACGTGCCCGCTACGCTGCTGGCCTTCGCGGGCACCTTTGCGCTGGTCCGGCTAACGCTGTTCCGCCTGTCGGGCCCGGTAAAAGACCTGCTCGACCCGCTCCAGCTAGTGTTGATCATAGCGGCCATCGTCGGCATCGCGCTGTCGGTGATCGAGGCGCTGTTCGATTTTGCGACTGCGCAGCGCACCGACGAGCTGGAATCCCCCGAGAACAATCCCGACCGCAATTTCTACACCAAGATGAGCGCGATCCGGCGGATCGTTACCGTCATGATCCTGCTGGCGGGCATCGGCTTCCTGCTCGTCGCAAGCAATCTGTCGAGCACGCTGGGGTTCTCGATCATGGCCTCGGCGGGCATCCTCGGGCTGGTGCTGGCCTTTGCCGCGCGCAAGGTGCTTGGCGACATCATGGCGAGCGTGCAGATCGCCTTCGCGCAGACCGCAAGGATCGGCGATGCGATCCGCTATGACGGGCAATGGTGCTATGTCGAGAAGATCGGCTTCACACATCTGCGGCTGCGCACCTGGGACGAACGCCGCCTGATCGCCCCGGTCAGCGATTTTACAAGCGACAGCTTCGAGAACTGGACCAAACAGGAATCGCGGCTGATGATGCATGTCGAACTCGAATTCGACAATCGCGCCGATGTGGAGGCGCTGCGCCAGCCGTTCCGCGAATTCGTGGAAACCGACGAGGATGTCGTCGATCCCGAGGACGCGAAATGCCAGGTCATCGCGCAGGACGCACGGGCGATGACGGTGCGGTTCATGGCCCGTTCGACCGATCCGAAATGCGGGTGGGACATGCATTGCCGCCTGCGCGAACATATGCTGCGCGCCGCATCGGAAATGGATGCCGCGGCCGAGCGCGAGCCGGTGCCAGCCTACCTTCCCCGCGAACGCGAAGTGCGCATGGATTTAACGGCCGCCGAAGAGGCCTGA
- a CDS encoding 2Fe-2S iron-sulfur cluster-binding protein: MKIEFVTATDEIVTAEAEPGDNLLRVAQAAGLPLEGTCEGQMACSTCHVIVEPEWFDRLDEASEEEEDMLDLAAGVARTSRLSCQIDLTPELDGLKVRIPSESYDMSR, encoded by the coding sequence GTGAAGATCGAATTCGTTACCGCGACCGACGAGATCGTAACCGCCGAGGCCGAACCCGGCGACAATCTCCTGCGCGTGGCGCAGGCCGCGGGGCTCCCGCTCGAGGGGACATGCGAAGGCCAGATGGCCTGTTCGACCTGCCATGTGATCGTCGAGCCGGAATGGTTCGACCGGCTCGATGAAGCAAGCGAGGAGGAAGAGGATATGCTCGACCTCGCCGCCGGCGTCGCGCGCACCAGCCGCCTGTCGTGCCAGATCGACCTCACCCCCGAACTCGACGGGCTGAAAGTGCGCATCCCTTCCGAAAGCTACGATATGAGCCGCTAG